The Engystomops pustulosus chromosome 3, aEngPut4.maternal, whole genome shotgun sequence region GATCCTTCAGACTTCGAACGATGCTGCAAACTGAAGGATAGACTTCCCTCCATTGTGGTGGAACCCACGGAGGGAGATGTGGAGAGCGGAGAGCTGAGATGGCCTCCAGAAGAGTTCTTGGTGGAAGAAGAGAAGGAATCCAACTGCGACACACAAAACAAAGACCCTAAGGAGCAGTAATCGCGTGATGGCCCCTCGTGTTCTGGAAGAGAATTAGCCCATTAATGGGCCAACAATGAATCGCTTAGGAAAGGATTTTGTTAACGTCAACAAATTCCAAGATGCACCTGTGATgagtctttctttttttttcttctttttcctcttGGTGGAAGAATCCAGCCTTCGTTGTGATTTCAAGCCCGAAGTCTCGAAGAAGTGtttgcttatttttatttttatttttttttcagttcaaTCATTAGAATCCTATCTGAGGTTTTTCCAAGGCTAGATGCAGTGATAATCTTAGATTAACGTAAGAAGGATTTTCTTGGACTGAGGCATGGACTCTATGACCATTACAAAAAAACTGCCTTTACTGCAAGAACAAAAGGTCAACACATCACTTCATCCGAATGTTGTCTCCTACTGTCCGACGACCCACCGGAGTCTCAGTGGTAACTGTTATAGTTACAATCCAGGCCAACCAAAGTCATCTCCCAGTGAACTGGCTCCACCTTGGCTCCACTCCCCGACAACTTCTAAATGTCATTGATGTGTCGTTTGTAATTGGATCAAAAAGTGGAATCTGTCTCTGTAGTATTAACGCCGGTGTTCCTTCATGCGTACACGGATGCAATAGTGTCACGTATTTGTCCTGTACTATGAGATGTTGGTGTGTTCCTTGGCTTACAGTAAAACTTTGTAGGGTTCGGCAACAAAGTCAACATTTTGTCAACCGGTTTGTAGAGTTTTCTGATATGAAGAATTTTACAAAACCTTGCGCTTCCTCTGTGGATGGGACGGCCATCTTGTGTATCACCGCGTTGTTGTCTGTGCTCAGATGTTTCTACAAGTCTTTGAAGTTGGTGTCTTGAGCGTGACCGCATCTTGGCTTGTACTAGTCTTTCAATGTGGTGGGCTATCGGTTACCGTGAAAAGCAAATTTTTTTGGGAAAGTTTTTGCCAAAATATCAGTGTTGGGCATTGAGCAATGTGCATGTAACTCTAGAAAGATGGATCTCTAAGGGTTTATCTAGGATGTCATCTGGACAATTTCCATGCCTTGAGGGGGGGAAGGTCTTGACCGTCATGTGTGAGACTCTATTCATGATTTCTTCGGATGACTCTGATAGACGATGACAGCTCTAAATATAAACCTCCGGCTTTCGGCAAAGTCCCACATTCCCAATGCGAAATCCTTTGTGTGAGACCCATTGTTCTGTATTCCACCAGATTTGGCATTTTTTTGTTACGGAGAACTTTCCTATTCATTATTTTCCAGTCCTTTCCTTATCCATGGAGAAGAGGTTGCCCTACACCAACACATGACTATGCTTTACCCGTGTAGATCGGCCCCTGTTACAGCAATAATTCCCCGTTCTTCGATCTGTccaactccaaaaaaaaaaagaaaaatgtaaaaaaaaaattcttgtgtgATCTCTTGCACGTGTCCAGTGTTTGTGGTTGTGTCTACATCACCAGCTGTGAGCTCTCCAGGTCTTTGTCGCGGTTCTCCTATGGGTATTGGGTAGTAGGGGGTGCGCCCCCCCCCTTTGGGATGTGCCGTAAACCACGATGAACTTGATACAATTGTGGTGTTCCAGTAGATACGTAGTGACGCTCCACCGAGGGACCTCCTGACCTCCATCCATGAAAAGGTCCTACTGATCTCTCCAAACCTTCAGGTCCACTCGGTGGAAGGTTCTTCTTTGTGTTTTGTCTCGActttctttgttttgttttttttcctctttcttgaGAGTATTGTATATTTCCATTTGTTACAAAATGTCTGCGAACAAATGCACTCGAGTCAATTGTTGTATCAtagttatatataaatatatatatttctgtaatTTTTGAGGCTCAGGGAGAcgctagctttttttttttcaaaaacttttatTGTCACTGTGACAGTTGTAAATAAAGTTTCCAATGACTTTTCAATCTCAGCCGATGTGGTGTTTTTGTttgcacgtgtgtgtgtgtgtgagatctgCGCCTCGCCCCACCGCCGCCACACACTGGATTTCCTGCCTGGAGCGGTCTGAGGAAAAGCAGACTGACATTGTGCTGGATCTGGTATGTGACTGGCGGGGGTGAGGGTCATCAATCAGGGGGTGGAGGCTCACAAAGTCACGAAATGAGCTGCTTACTGGCACACAAAGGGGAGCGGGGAGGCATGTAGTTAGAACATTTTAGTTTCGGTTTTTGAAGTCTAACACAAAGCTGTAGAAATAGGTCTGGCACAACTTTGTCATCCCCACccccacaaaaaagttgcaagtgaGAGGGGTCTCTGGGACTTTACCATAAAATAAAGACAGGACACCCAGACAATTAGAATATTCTCCAGATCTGCTCCACCTGATAATCTGATTGTGGGGGACGGACCAACCACTGGATCCCCCCTCCGATCTGGAGAACTGATTTCCACTCATCAATACATAATTTCAACCTGATCCCGATTGTAGAGCAAATCCCCTCCCCACTACAAACTACTTTTTGTATCCCATGATGGCAGCCAGTAGCATCTACTCAATGTCCGACCCTTGACCGAGCCTGGAAACCTCACCAGGAATCTCGACCATAAAGGATTCAATCTGTAGATGGATATTGATTGTCGTTCTTTGATACAGTAGAATCTGAGTACAAATTGTATCTGATATTTTCAAGATTCCTCATCCAGTTGCTAGACTTGGTAAAGGGTTGGACATTGACTTATCGattcgacccccccccccccccacctcaatTTTATACTGGCAGGAACCAAAGTTACTAGTTTGACTTCCTATGGGAAGTCTCCATCCTTCCAAAAGCTGCTCCACTCTATTGTGCACTAAGTGTACCTCCATTCCATAAAACAGAATGGGGCTGAGATGTAATACCACACTCTACCTGGACCCATTctgaccaatccctttaagtatgaGATGTTTAGAATGGGTGTAACCCAACATGAATTTAACATTGTTTTAAAATCTACAATGAAAGATGCAAAATGCTCCAAAAGTCTGTGGATGGACCAGCGGGAAGATGCCAAATCTGCTGTTGATTAAAGGAACAGGACCTTTATTCTGCTTTGTGGGTCATAAAAGTAGGATCTCTAACAATCAGCATGTTAGAAttgtttatttataaagcgcacacagattacgcagcgaattggtccctgtccccaaggggctcacaatctaaacaacctaacagtatgttgtttgattgtgggaggaaaccggaggaaacccatacaaactctttccagatgttgacctgggtgggattcgaacccatgaccccagcgctgcaaggcagaagtgctacccactcagccaccatgctgcatatTGTTGGGTAATCCAATCATCTGGGGGCTCGGAGTGGGCCCCTATGGTTACAGCCATGATTTGGACCTTTTTATTGCTCCTCTTATATCTACATAACGCACACTTGTAAGTTTCTTATCGCTGGAGTCTTGTGCTAtagcaaaaaatttaaaggggacctatcaCCACCTCTACCAACTCCAGCTCTCTAATTGGCGCTGTTCTGCTGATTCTGACACACTTACATTTTTTTCTCTAGCCTGCGCCATTCCTGAGATATCCAAGGTGACAATTCTCTCATATTGTGCTAATTAGTCTCTAC contains the following coding sequences:
- the LBH gene encoding protein LBH yields the protein MSVFYPIPCTDYLRSAEMTEVIMNTQPMDEIGLSPRKDSYQIFPDPSDFERCCKLKDRLPSIVVEPTEGDVESGELRWPPEEFLVEEEKESNCDTQNKDPKEQ